A DNA window from Hordeum vulgare subsp. vulgare chromosome 1H, MorexV3_pseudomolecules_assembly, whole genome shotgun sequence contains the following coding sequences:
- the LOC123447142 gene encoding ras-related protein Rab7-like, whose amino-acid sequence MASRRRTLLKVIILGDSGVGKTSLMNQYVNKKFSNQYKATIGADFLTKEVQFEDRLFTLQIWDTAGQERFQSLGVAFYRGADCCVLVYDVNSMKSFDNLNNWREEFLIQASPSDPDNFPFVLLGNKVDVDGGNSRVVSEKKAKAWCASKGNIPYFETSAKDGINVEEAFQCIVKNALKNEPEEELYMPDTVDVVGGNRGQGSSGCC is encoded by the exons ATGGCCTCGCGCCGCCGCACCCTCCTCAAGGTCATCATCCTCGGCGACAGCGG GGTTGGGAAGACTTCCTTGATGAACCA ATATGTGAACAAGAAGTTCAGCAACCAGTACAAGGCCACGATTGGCGCCGATTTCCTCACCAAGGAGGTGCAGTTCGAGGACAGGCTCTTCACTCTGCAA ATATGGGATACTGCCGGTCAGGAGAGGTTTCAAAGTCTTGGTGTTGCATTCTACCGTGGAGCGGATTGTTGTGTTCTAGTTTACGATGTTAACTCCATGAAATCATTTGATAATCTGAACAACTGGCGTGAAGAGTTTCTAATTCAG GCTAGCCCATCAGATCCTGATAACTTCCCTTTTGTTCTGCTGGGTAACAAAGTTGATGTAGATGGTGGGAACAGTCGCGTG GTCTCTGAGAAAAAGGCGAAGGCATGGTGTGCCTCTAAAGGGAACATCCCATACTTTGAGACTTCTGCCAAGGATGGAATCAACGTGGAGGAGGCTTTCCAGTGTATAGTAAAGAACGCTCTGAAGAATGAGCCAGAGGAAGAATT GTATATGCCGGACACTGTGGACGTGGTGGGCGGCAACCGGGGTCAAGGATCGTCAGGATGCTGTTAG
- the LOC123416216 gene encoding putative calcium-binding protein CML19 yields MVHTATAECFSSVFASFERDADGRISAAELWLCMKAALGEDVSAQDAEALVASADADGDQLLDEQEFLRLVARPETEEEEWCRGLREAFAMYEVKGEGCITRSSLMRMLARLGSEQGIEECRAMIRRFDLNEDRVVCFDEFKVMMDA; encoded by the coding sequence ATGGTGCACACCGCGACGGCCGAGTGCTTCAGCAGCGTGTTCGCCTCATTCGAACGCGACGCCGACGGCAGGATCTCGGCGGCGGAGCTGTGGCTGTGCATGAAGGCGGCGCTGGGCGAGGACGTGTCAGCGCAGGACGCCGAGGCGCTCGTGGCGTCGGCCGACGCCGACGGAGACCAGCTTCTGGACGAGCAGGAGTTCCTCCGGCTGGTGGCGCGgccggagacggaggaggaggagtggtgcAGGGGGCTGAGGGAGGCATTCGCGATGTACGAGGTGAAGGGCGAAGGGTGCATCACGCGGTCCAGCCTGATGCGGATGCTCGCCAGGCTGGGGTCCGAGCAGGGCATCGAGGAGTGCCGCGCCATGATCCGCAGGTTTGATTTGAATGAAGACAGAGTGGTTTGCTTCGACGAGTTCAAGGTTATGATGGATGCGTAG